The Pseudomonas parafulva genome window below encodes:
- a CDS encoding maturase, whose product MTGSSDAPFLTMGDGVRAYLVTDRSVVGFRTKVQAQQFLGQLQELLARFGLSLNASKTRLIEFGRFAVMNRRKRGLRKPETFDFLGFTHCCSVNRRGDFQVLRLNVKKRMRATLLAIREELSRRRHDLIRIQGQWLKRVVSGYFNYHAVPGNLIRLGGFRLAVWRLWRQALRRRSQRHRLQWSRFRRLADLYIPSPKSAHPYPEGRFASHTRDSIRMR is encoded by the coding sequence TTGACCGGTAGCAGCGATGCTCCATTTCTGACCATGGGTGATGGAGTCCGCGCCTATTTGGTCACCGATCGAAGTGTGGTGGGGTTCAGGACGAAAGTGCAGGCTCAGCAGTTTCTGGGGCAATTGCAGGAACTGTTGGCCAGGTTCGGTCTATCGCTCAACGCCTCGAAAACACGGCTGATTGAGTTTGGTCGTTTTGCCGTGATGAATCGCAGGAAACGAGGTTTGAGAAAACCGGAGACTTTTGACTTCTTGGGTTTCACCCACTGTTGCAGTGTCAACCGACGCGGTGACTTTCAAGTACTGCGGCTGAATGTCAAAAAGCGTATGCGTGCGACACTTCTTGCGATCCGTGAGGAGTTGAGTCGCCGGCGTCATGACCTTATCCGGATTCAAGGGCAATGGCTAAAACGTGTGGTGAGCGGTTACTTCAATTACCACGCGGTGCCGGGAAACCTGATACGTCTTGGCGGTTTTCGTCTGGCAGTGTGGCGTCTCTGGCGGCAAGCTCTCAGGCGTCGCAGTCAGCGCCATCGGCTTCAATGGTCACGTTTTAGACGCCTTGCTGACCTCTATATACCGAGCCCTAAGAGTGCACATCCTTACCCTGAGGGTCGTTTCGCGTCACACACCCGAGACAGCATCCGTATGCGGTAG
- a CDS encoding phosphoribosyltransferase-like protein — translation MLNALPSSIATEIERVERAIRDWPVSVPIDHVIRWVLQFDRDDYGLAIRILENIDVLAQRDVRAAFQVAQAKLERAAIEKGTPIKKSNTLYAGVGQASKSGAVMAYHYRLAAQISEADFFTQDEEDDIDFSRIDNIVLLDDVIGTGQSIATDIAHVIEEVHSLSRSRNVYVLTVAGYVEGISRVIEETGASVISALEYSIKDTVTDLDGIFYNGLPMSERARTLDRIKRYCRIAARSDLGYGSIGGLLVFDHNTPNTSLPVIWARGNGWTPLFARAGRIQGTAKVLKEAKAEREAEAALEPNVTEHPPKKKAIDLTLFVEGKFDERFVDVMRGSFGLVQRLGVSDVSAVALGGLAQSVRLFELLRDSRKYAVFVLDGDSHSKRMARRIEPSGTTQIMYLEPSFIAMLDLNKIYTDAERFPGLPEPSPDPSDEKWLFEVERAVLKKGSVSASSERIAQIVEEYLDPEKYDTFIQKLAKHLDQLLSPN, via the coding sequence ATGCTCAACGCGTTGCCATCTTCCATAGCCACTGAGATCGAACGGGTAGAGCGTGCGATTAGGGACTGGCCAGTGTCCGTCCCCATTGACCACGTTATTCGTTGGGTACTGCAATTTGACCGAGACGATTACGGCTTGGCTATCCGCATTCTCGAAAACATTGATGTGCTGGCCCAACGAGACGTCCGTGCTGCATTTCAAGTTGCTCAGGCCAAGCTGGAGCGAGCAGCTATCGAAAAAGGCACACCGATCAAAAAATCAAACACGCTCTATGCGGGTGTTGGTCAGGCGTCAAAAAGTGGTGCCGTGATGGCCTACCATTATAGGTTAGCAGCTCAGATTTCTGAGGCTGACTTCTTCACGCAGGATGAGGAGGATGATATCGACTTCAGTAGAATTGATAACATCGTTTTGCTAGATGATGTCATTGGAACTGGACAGTCGATAGCAACTGACATTGCACATGTAATCGAGGAAGTACACAGCTTGTCAAGATCACGGAACGTATATGTTCTTACGGTTGCCGGTTACGTAGAGGGAATCTCTAGAGTGATCGAGGAGACGGGGGCCTCGGTGATTTCTGCCCTTGAATACTCGATAAAAGACACAGTGACTGATCTCGATGGCATTTTTTACAACGGACTTCCCATGTCGGAGCGTGCCAGAACCTTGGATCGTATCAAACGTTACTGTCGAATTGCCGCGCGGTCAGACTTGGGTTACGGCAGTATTGGTGGTCTGCTGGTTTTTGATCACAACACTCCAAATACATCCTTACCTGTGATCTGGGCTAGGGGCAATGGCTGGACGCCACTATTTGCGCGCGCTGGTCGAATCCAAGGCACGGCAAAGGTTTTGAAGGAGGCTAAAGCTGAGCGTGAGGCAGAAGCAGCGTTAGAGCCTAACGTAACAGAGCACCCGCCTAAGAAAAAGGCGATCGACCTCACCCTTTTTGTTGAAGGAAAATTCGACGAGCGCTTTGTAGACGTAATGCGTGGAAGTTTTGGTCTAGTGCAGCGGTTAGGGGTTTCAGATGTGAGTGCTGTAGCGTTGGGCGGGCTCGCGCAATCTGTCCGCCTTTTCGAGCTTCTTCGCGACTCACGCAAATATGCTGTGTTCGTTCTCGACGGAGACTCGCACTCCAAGCGTATGGCCAGACGAATAGAACCAAGTGGTACGACTCAAATCATGTACCTTGAACCGTCATTTATCGCGATGCTTGACTTAAACAAAATTTATACTGATGCGGAGAGATTCCCCGGCCTCCCGGAGCCAAGCCCAGATCCAAGCGATGAAAAATGGTTGTTTGAAGTTGAACGGGCGGTGCTTAAGAAAGGATCAGTTTCGGCATCAAGTGAACGGATTGCCCAGATCGTGGAGGAGTACTTAGATCCAGAAAAGTATGATACCTTCATCCAGAAGCTAGCTAAGCATCTGGATCAACTTCTATCGCCAAACTAA
- the gmtY gene encoding gamma-mobile-trio recombinase GmtY, translating to MPVVQVIAKVVVDDTGIQSEIPVLITEHGVVSSLVDYLLDNHHLSPSWQRSVTQATKLLLEYMEASQHHFSAPRVLFQTFASRLYTGTIGADGLDPSGLGWIPASRQTSNRHVSILRGFTDYLADLYDAPTMNPLVTASTYDQRLNYAAWHRRNSHDFLGHIKSKAISESVEQARNIRGRRVLSKADSDVIAFPEKLFQAMYMHGFGGAADPRCAVRDQLILIMMHGAGLRESDAQHLWITDVEDHPLIEGGAMVRVYHPEEGRAPNNWRGRKGTTTRAAYLREQYGLMPRSLRQGTKRVGWKTRLVDHADNYIQLHWFPPRFSVLFMKLWRVHIRYLTTVERHHPYAFVSYENSVAGQPYTLQALNGNYKRALARIGKTISKSEGRSTHGHRHAFGRRLRKAEIPPQIIRKAMHHSSLESQKRYTAPGIAEVSTTLTAAGDRLDELAVSGKIISPFNDWLEVLPEPLENLDSPEIRYGAKKH from the coding sequence ATGCCGGTGGTTCAGGTTATAGCTAAGGTAGTGGTCGACGACACGGGAATCCAGAGCGAGATCCCTGTCTTGATTACTGAGCATGGTGTGGTCTCCTCGTTGGTTGATTACCTCCTGGACAACCACCACCTCAGTCCCAGCTGGCAGCGTTCGGTCACTCAGGCCACTAAGCTGCTGCTGGAGTACATGGAGGCCAGCCAGCACCACTTCTCCGCCCCTCGTGTCCTCTTCCAGACCTTCGCGTCACGCCTGTATACCGGGACTATTGGAGCTGACGGGCTAGATCCATCAGGTTTGGGCTGGATTCCGGCCAGTCGCCAGACATCTAACCGTCATGTCTCAATCCTCAGAGGCTTCACTGACTACCTGGCAGATCTGTACGACGCTCCGACCATGAATCCCTTAGTGACTGCCAGTACTTATGATCAGCGTCTTAACTATGCTGCTTGGCATCGCCGCAACAGTCATGACTTTCTGGGGCACATCAAAAGCAAGGCGATTTCGGAGAGTGTTGAGCAGGCACGGAATATTCGAGGCCGGCGTGTGCTCAGCAAAGCTGATAGCGACGTAATAGCGTTCCCCGAGAAGCTTTTCCAAGCGATGTATATGCATGGTTTTGGTGGAGCTGCTGATCCTAGATGTGCAGTTCGAGACCAACTGATACTGATAATGATGCATGGGGCGGGCTTGCGCGAGAGCGACGCACAGCACCTTTGGATAACGGATGTGGAAGATCACCCACTGATCGAGGGCGGTGCTATGGTTCGTGTCTACCATCCGGAAGAAGGCAGGGCGCCAAACAACTGGAGAGGTCGCAAAGGCACTACAACACGCGCAGCCTACTTAAGGGAACAATATGGGTTAATGCCTAGGAGCCTTCGCCAAGGCACGAAACGTGTCGGGTGGAAGACCAGGTTGGTGGACCACGCGGATAACTACATACAGCTTCACTGGTTCCCTCCACGCTTTAGCGTGCTTTTTATGAAGCTTTGGAGGGTGCATATACGTTATCTGACCACTGTAGAGCGGCACCATCCATACGCCTTCGTTTCCTATGAAAATTCCGTCGCTGGCCAGCCGTATACTCTTCAAGCCCTGAACGGCAATTACAAGCGAGCTCTGGCGCGCATTGGAAAAACCATTTCAAAGTCTGAGGGTCGTTCCACCCATGGCCACAGGCACGCTTTTGGTCGGCGGTTGAGGAAGGCAGAGATTCCCCCGCAGATTATCCGCAAGGCTATGCATCACTCCTCCCTGGAATCGCAGAAGAGATATACCGCACCAGGCATTGCAGAGGTTTCCACCACGCTTACTGCCGCTGGGGATAGGCTCGATGAACTGGCCGTCAGTGGCAAGATCATTTCGCCATTCAACGATTGGCTCGAAGTGCTGCCTGAACCCCTAGAGAATTTAGATTCGCCAGAAATTCGTTATGGAGCCAAAAAACATTGA
- the gmtZ gene encoding gamma-mobile-trio integrase GmtZ produces MNFDWLVQERGEAWDCWRQLLSGWISTQTGSIGVKINAINWFMTNYIPAVPGGASPDVFFQVADKGLLPELRPLMEVSMNAATAVKNQNWIVDLFSWIITQSYSEPNDSGVSIALVKNPFAKRKEKTVITETVHNPLPYAYIRELREILCPQLRGTFRNWEWAQSQSGQRRSDFGDWFPVDQSAIDADDPDCVWRYRNDGYEMWSPIRSIALYVKLHLPLRTYQVRFLDSGEADTWRYESGEWILNNRHEFCLGREGNPWKRGVFCRVHHQDIGEVMTGLYISTNKTADQNKESRERGYTIPWQNEDVLYWLERLRNWQEKYNPIIGPTPCAELAEKHFGSVKSLEQRKDMGSICFLFRDPTAPSGERHKPMGGYTLPNLWYRLLSTLEDRVAARGHTLSDGSRLRFVKPPGPKNVLPTKTDYPLHSLRVSLLTCYAMEGRVPIQVLSKLIAGHSRIIMTLHYTKPTPAMVSEVMDVASGRISAAQDETLKIFLRDAEMRQIYSSTAFIDGSAIEIALANRNAIGWEQRHIGLCLVGGNSTRSDEMSNIGGCWNGGEIITHNSKGPVYGPVPHGLENCSRCRWFITDARYLPALVAHLNVLSYRASLVSSLAVGIEQERDELLNQRYFAEQEKRPFLLHTELQQAERRYEKQIKEADEYAKDLVSCFQIISKIVAIEEGRDTADSATKLVAVGSLEDIQRPISFIETSSELWQISQLCEDAEIYADLTDELRATPAIEKRSRALNHLLMRGGYAPILMGMDDRLQLIVGNAMMRSMALTLSPSNQLEGFREVSSLLEAGEGLMLLPAAMESLERHTKQPVAKLSDLIATTSKQVREAIRDRSTTHL; encoded by the coding sequence ATGAATTTTGACTGGCTCGTACAAGAGCGTGGCGAAGCTTGGGATTGCTGGCGCCAGCTCTTATCCGGCTGGATATCGACTCAGACCGGTTCGATTGGTGTGAAGATCAACGCAATTAATTGGTTCATGACCAATTACATACCGGCGGTGCCAGGTGGGGCCAGTCCAGACGTATTCTTCCAGGTCGCAGATAAGGGTCTGCTGCCTGAGTTAAGGCCGCTTATGGAAGTGTCCATGAATGCCGCGACTGCTGTAAAAAACCAGAACTGGATCGTGGATCTGTTTAGTTGGATCATCACCCAGAGCTACAGCGAGCCGAATGACTCTGGCGTATCTATAGCCCTGGTCAAGAATCCGTTCGCCAAGCGCAAGGAAAAGACGGTAATCACCGAGACTGTGCACAACCCCTTGCCCTACGCATACATTCGGGAACTTCGCGAAATTCTGTGCCCACAGCTCAGGGGGACATTCCGCAACTGGGAATGGGCCCAATCACAGTCCGGCCAACGGCGCTCTGATTTTGGAGATTGGTTTCCGGTCGATCAGTCAGCCATCGATGCTGATGACCCGGACTGCGTATGGCGCTATAGAAATGATGGCTACGAAATGTGGTCGCCCATCAGGTCAATAGCGCTGTACGTAAAGCTTCATTTGCCACTTCGCACCTATCAGGTACGTTTCTTGGACTCTGGTGAAGCAGATACATGGCGGTACGAATCTGGAGAGTGGATTCTGAACAATCGCCATGAATTCTGCCTAGGTCGTGAGGGTAACCCTTGGAAACGAGGGGTCTTCTGCCGAGTTCACCACCAAGATATCGGCGAAGTCATGACAGGCCTCTACATCAGTACAAACAAAACGGCAGATCAGAACAAGGAGTCTCGCGAGCGCGGCTACACGATTCCATGGCAGAACGAAGATGTTCTGTACTGGCTGGAACGCCTGAGGAACTGGCAAGAGAAATACAATCCCATAATCGGTCCTACGCCTTGCGCCGAGCTGGCCGAGAAGCACTTTGGCAGTGTCAAATCTCTAGAGCAGAGGAAAGACATGGGATCGATCTGCTTCCTTTTCCGCGATCCCACAGCGCCTTCAGGGGAGCGTCACAAGCCTATGGGAGGCTACACACTGCCCAACCTATGGTATCGATTGCTCTCCACGCTAGAGGATCGAGTTGCTGCCCGGGGCCACACACTCTCAGACGGCTCTAGATTGCGGTTTGTAAAGCCTCCCGGTCCCAAGAACGTGCTGCCTACCAAAACGGATTATCCACTCCATAGCCTCCGTGTTTCGCTTCTGACGTGCTATGCCATGGAAGGTCGGGTTCCGATTCAGGTGCTATCCAAGCTGATTGCAGGTCACTCTAGAATCATCATGACTTTGCATTACACCAAGCCGACCCCCGCGATGGTGTCCGAGGTGATGGACGTTGCAAGTGGGCGTATCAGTGCTGCCCAAGATGAAACCCTGAAGATCTTCCTTCGAGACGCTGAGATGCGTCAGATCTACTCTAGCACGGCGTTCATTGATGGCAGCGCAATAGAAATTGCGTTGGCTAATCGCAACGCCATTGGCTGGGAGCAGCGTCACATAGGCTTGTGTCTCGTAGGCGGCAACAGCACTCGATCTGATGAAATGAGCAATATAGGCGGTTGCTGGAACGGTGGTGAGATTATCACTCATAACAGTAAGGGCCCCGTCTATGGCCCAGTTCCACACGGCCTAGAGAACTGTTCCCGCTGCCGATGGTTCATCACGGATGCACGCTATCTACCAGCACTTGTGGCTCATCTCAACGTGCTGAGCTATCGAGCCTCTCTCGTCTCATCCCTTGCCGTTGGGATCGAGCAAGAACGGGACGAGCTGCTGAACCAAAGGTATTTCGCAGAGCAGGAAAAACGCCCATTCCTTCTGCACACGGAGCTGCAACAAGCTGAAAGGCGCTATGAGAAGCAGATCAAGGAAGCTGATGAGTATGCGAAGGACTTGGTTTCCTGCTTCCAGATCATCAGCAAGATCGTCGCAATCGAAGAGGGTCGCGATACAGCTGATTCTGCCACGAAGTTGGTAGCTGTGGGGTCTCTGGAGGATATCCAACGGCCCATCTCATTCATTGAAACTAGTAGTGAGCTGTGGCAGATCTCTCAGCTTTGCGAGGATGCTGAAATCTACGCAGATTTGACGGATGAGCTGAGGGCCACACCTGCCATCGAGAAGCGCTCCCGCGCTCTGAATCATCTGCTGATGCGAGGTGGCTACGCACCCATTTTGATGGGAATGGATGACCGCCTTCAGCTTATCGTTGGGAACGCGATGATGAGGTCTATGGCGTTGACGCTGTCTCCTAGCAATCAACTGGAGGGATTCCGAGAAGTTTCTAGCCTGCTCGAGGCCGGAGAAGGACTAATGCTTTTACCAGCCGCCATGGAGTCACTAGAGCGCCATACAAAGCAGCCGGTAGCAAAGCTATCCGATCTAATCGCAACTACCTCAAAACAAGTCCGGGAAGCCATACGTGATCGATCCACAACTCATCTTTGA
- the gmtX gene encoding gamma-mobile-trio protein GmtX, with the protein MIDPQLIFEELVGQATKQQARSLSVLHGVLKAHEKTGSRNFSIATIARLSVEAGGPSASTIRNSGGFRFRQLIEAWAASVGTDRKLPAKPKGRELPSDNELLRRIDDPALRAVFTQVLAERRRYLAELNLLKCQTGIVVDRRPNVVEILQESESVQLLPSLKGVLSEMEITALRAAISNDFFNSQGWMVTTAGQVKGDSGEIYKHGYVPAISKILKEIE; encoded by the coding sequence GTGATCGATCCACAACTCATCTTTGAAGAGCTGGTAGGCCAAGCTACTAAACAGCAAGCTAGGTCCCTATCGGTGCTGCATGGCGTCCTAAAGGCTCATGAGAAAACGGGGAGTCGCAACTTCTCAATTGCCACGATTGCCAGGCTTTCCGTTGAGGCTGGAGGGCCATCTGCCTCAACGATCCGCAATAGTGGAGGTTTCCGTTTCCGCCAACTGATTGAGGCCTGGGCTGCGAGCGTGGGCACAGATAGGAAACTGCCTGCGAAGCCCAAGGGTCGGGAACTACCAAGCGACAACGAGCTGCTTAGACGTATTGACGATCCAGCTCTGCGAGCGGTGTTTACTCAGGTCTTGGCCGAGCGCCGTCGCTATTTGGCTGAACTTAACCTTCTGAAATGCCAAACGGGCATCGTTGTCGACCGCCGTCCGAATGTGGTCGAGATACTCCAAGAGAGCGAGTCAGTTCAGTTGCTGCCCTCATTGAAAGGGGTTCTGAGTGAGATGGAGATCACAGCTCTCAGGGCAGCTATATCAAATGATTTCTTCAACAGCCAAGGCTGGATGGTGACCACGGCTGGCCAGGTGAAAGGGGATTCTGGTGAGATCTACAAGCATGGGTATGTACCTGCGATCAGTAAAATCCTGAAGGAAATCGAATGA
- a CDS encoding IclR family transcriptional regulator: MSEDENILFNHSLGKGLAVLKAFNARRRTMNLSEVAQAAGINKSSAQRMIHTLEALGYVRKNAVTKRFQLTAEIMEIGYNYLASNTLVDVANPFLAELAQVTGETTNLTEPVGQDMIYVARFVGPKFIPIHLPLGSRIPMYCTASGRAYLSALDQAQMLERLEGCELVQHTHQTLTTLEQIFERIEQARRNGFATNCEELFLGDMALAAPVRNSDGIPVAAVHVVAPTSRWTVEDAERRLAPAVLECARAITTSIRALQL, encoded by the coding sequence ATGAGTGAAGACGAAAATATTCTTTTCAATCACTCGCTTGGAAAAGGGCTCGCTGTGCTGAAGGCGTTCAACGCCCGGCGCCGGACGATGAATCTGAGTGAGGTTGCCCAGGCGGCCGGTATCAACAAGAGTTCGGCCCAGCGCATGATCCACACCCTCGAAGCGCTCGGTTACGTGAGAAAGAACGCCGTCACCAAGCGATTCCAGCTCACTGCCGAGATCATGGAGATCGGCTACAACTACCTCGCCTCCAACACCCTGGTGGATGTGGCCAATCCCTTCCTCGCAGAGTTGGCCCAGGTCACCGGTGAAACCACCAACCTCACGGAGCCGGTCGGGCAGGACATGATCTACGTGGCGCGCTTCGTGGGCCCAAAGTTCATTCCTATCCATCTGCCGCTGGGCAGCCGCATCCCGATGTACTGCACGGCCTCGGGCAGGGCTTACCTGAGTGCGCTCGACCAGGCGCAGATGCTCGAGCGCCTCGAGGGCTGCGAGCTTGTCCAGCACACCCACCAGACCTTGACCACCCTTGAGCAGATCTTCGAGCGGATCGAGCAAGCCCGCAGAAATGGTTTCGCCACCAACTGTGAGGAGCTGTTCCTCGGAGACATGGCGCTGGCGGCGCCAGTGCGCAACAGCGACGGTATTCCGGTGGCAGCCGTGCACGTGGTAGCGCCCACCAGCCGCTGGACGGTGGAGGACGCCGAGCGGCGCCTGGCACCGGCCGTGCTGGAGTGCGCGCGCGCGATCACCACGTCGATTCGAGCGTTGCAGCTTTGA